A stretch of Solea senegalensis isolate Sse05_10M linkage group LG10, IFAPA_SoseM_1, whole genome shotgun sequence DNA encodes these proteins:
- the slc25a44a gene encoding solute carrier family 25 member 44a, whose translation MQQKGPIRIIEWEDLDKKKFYSLGVFMTLTTRATVYPASLIRTRLQVQKGKALYSGTFDAFCKILRSEGVWGLYRGFMINTFTLISGQAYITTYELVRKYVSQYTPSNTVKSLVAGGAASLVAQTITVPIDVVSQQLMMQGQGEHLTRFKVKPKMMLAATKRKPTFGQTRDITVQIFAADGFRGFYRGYVASLLTYIPNSALWWPFYHFYAEQLSLLAPSACPHLILQALAGPMAAATASTITNPMDVVRARVQVEGRSSVIETFKQLLAEEGAYGMTKGLSARIISSTPTSVLIVVGYETLKRLSLRADLVESRHW comes from the exons ATGCAGCAGAAAGGTCCGATCCGAATTATAGAATGGGAGGACCTGGACAAAAAGAAGTTCTACTCCCTTGGTGTTTTCATGACTTTAACCACCCGTGCAACGGTCTACCCGGCAAGCCTCATCCGCACTCGACTCCAGGTGCAGAAAGGAAAGGCCCTTTACTCTGGCACCTTTGATGCTTTCTGCAAGATCCTGCGGTCAGAGGGTGTGTGGGGCTTGTACCGTGGATTTATGATCAATACCTTCACTCTAATCTCAGGACAGGCTTATATCACGACCTATGAACTGGTGCGGAAGTATGTGTCCCAGTACACGCCCAGCAACACAGTGAAGTCATTGGTGGCTGGAGGAGCAGCATCCTTAGTGGCACAGACCATCACTGTGCCCATAGACGTGGTGTCCCAGCAGCTGATGATGCAAGGACAAGGGGAACATCTAACTCGCTTCAAGGTCAAACCCAAGATGATGCTCGCTGCAACCAAGCGCAAACCCACTTTCGGCCAAACGCGAGACATTACTGTGCAAATATTTGCGGCCGATGGATTCAGGGGATTTTACAGGGGCTATGTTGCATCACTGCTTACATATATTCCCAACAGTGCACTGTGGTGgcctttttatcatttttatgcAG AACAGCTGTCTTTGCTGGCACCGAGTGCGTGCCCCCATCTGATTCTACAGGCATTGGCAGGACCAATGGCAGCAGCAACTGCCTCAACTATCACCAACCCCATGGATGTTGTTCGAGCAAGAGTACAG GTGGAGGGACGATCGTCTGTTATTGAGACGTTTAAGCAGCTGCTGGCAGAGGAGGGTGCCTATGGGATGACCAAGGGGCTGTCAGCCCGCATCATTTCTTCCACGCCCACGTCGGTGCTTATTGTAGTGGGATACGAGACTCTGAAGAGACTGAGCCTACGAGCTGATCTGGTCGAGTCACGACACTGGTGA
- the crabp1a gene encoding cellular retinoic acid-binding protein 1a has translation MPNFTGTWKMKKSEKFDELLKALGVNAMLRKVAGAAASNPQVEIRQDGEQFYIKTSTSVRTTEINFHIGKEFDEETVDGRKCKSLATWESENKIHCEQTLVDGPGPKTFWTRELNGDELTLIFGADDVVCTRIYMRE, from the exons ATGCCTAACTTTACTGGCACctggaagatgaagaagagtgaGAAATTTGATGAACTTCTCAAAGCTCTGG GGGTGAATGCCATGCTGAGGAAGGTGGCTGGGGCAGCAGCCTCAAACCCTCAGGTGGAGATCCGTCAGGACGGTGAACAGTTCTACATCAAGACATCCACCAGTGTGCGCACCACCGAGATCAACTTCCACATCGGTAAAGAGTTTGACGAGGAGACGGTGGACGGACGCAAGTGCAAG AGTCTCGCCACCTGGGAGTCGGAGAACAAGATCCACTGTGAGCAGACTCTGGTGGACGGTCCCGGCCCCAAGACGTTCTGGACCCGAGAACTGAATGGAGATGAGCTAACACTG ATATTTGGGGCCGATGATGTCGTGTGCACACGGATCTACATGCGGGAATGA
- the ireb2 gene encoding iron-responsive element-binding protein 2, with product MALTSPVEEHPYKHLIDTLKDGTIKFFSPHKLNDPRYDKLPLSIRVLLEAAIRNCDGFYTKTEDVENILDWQQQQNKAEVPFSPARVLLQDFTGIPAMVDLAAMRDAVAKHGMDPSLVNPKCPTDLIVDHSLQIDYSKCAIQNAPNPGGGDGPNQGHGPSRSTSSRLPSRGGSQCGGQRGTCSKPACNDLPSATGRTPASVQQIENTPLLCPFHLKPVSEPETALKNQEMELVRNKERLQFFKWCSKAFKNVNVVPPDVGAVHQVNLEYLSRVVQLRDGFIYPDSVVGTDSHTTMINGLGILGWGVGGIESEAVMLGQPVSLTLPQVVGCKLVGSINPLTTSIDIVLGITKHLRQAGIAGKFVEFFGPGVSQLSAPDRTTIANMCPEYNATISFFPIDQVTLKHFKKTNFTQENVELLEKYMKAVKLFRSFEDPSDDLQFSEVIEINLSAMVPYVSGPKRPQDRVAVSSMKEDFQSCLNEKVGFKGFHISKEKQAAQVPFLHSGQEYQLGHGSVVIAAVISCTNNCNPSVMLTAGLLAKKAVEAGLVVKPYIRTSLAPGSGMVTHYLSISGVLPYLSQLGFEVIGYGCATCVGNTAPLPDAVMDAIKQGDLVACGVLSGNRHFEGRLCDCVRANYLASPPLVVAYAIAGTVDADFEKEPLGVTSEGKEVYLRDVWPSREEVQQTEEDMVISAIFKDLQGRMEKGNTFWNKIDCPESVLFPWDHKSTYIRSPCFFSKLTKEVPPPQSIEGAHALLFLGDKVTTDHISPAGSIARASAAAKYLLSKRLTPREFNSYGARRGNDAVMTRGTFASIKLQNRFIGKSGPKTLHIPSNQTLDVFEASERYQRDGIPLIILAGKDYGSGNSRDWVAKGPYLLGVRAVIAESFEKLHKNQLVGMGIMPLEFLPGENADSLELSGKERFNITLPESLSLRQQLTVKTSQGKSFVVTAQFDTEMDVILFQNGGLLRYVARTLL from the exons ATGGCGCTCACTTCCCCAGTCGAAG AGCACCCATATAAACATCTAATCGACACTCTGAAAGATGGCACGATCAAGTTCTTCAGTCCACACAAGTTAAATGATCCACGATATG ACAAGCTGCCTCTGTCCATCCGTGTCTTACTTGAGGCAGCGATTCGTAACTGTGATGGCttttacacaaaaacagaagatgTGGAGAACATATTGGActggcagcagcaacagaataAAGCTGAGGTGCCATTCTCTCCAGCAAGAGTCCTTCTCCAGGACTTCAC TGGTATTCCTGCCATGGTGGACCTGGCAGCCATGAGGGATGCTGTTGCCAAACATGGCATGGATCCTAGCCTGGTCAACCCAAAGTGCCCCACAGACCTCATAGTAGATCACTCATTACAGATCGATTATAGCAAATG TGCCATACAGAATGCTCCAAACCCTGGTGGAGGGGACGGTCCAAACCAGGGTCATGGTCCTTCTCGTTCTACCTCTTCAAGGCTCCCGTCCAGAGGAGGATCACAGTGTGGAGGCCAACGGGGCACATGTAGTAAACCTGCCTGCAACGACCTTCCATCCGCCACAGGTCGAACTCCAGCTTCCGTCCAGCAGATAGAGAACACACCTCTGCTTTGCCCTTTCCACCTGAAGCCTGTGTCTGA ACCCGAAACTGCTCTGAAGAATCAGGAAATGGAACTGGTCAGAAACAAAGAGAGGCTTCAGTTCTTTAAG TGGTGCTCTAAAGCATTCAAGAATGTGAATGTGGTTCCACCAGATGTCGGAGCAGTCCACCAGGTGAACCTGGAGTATCTGTCCAGAGTGGTTCAGCTCAGAGATGGTTTCATCTACCCTGACAGTGTGGTGGGAACTGACTCTCACACCACCATGATCAATGGCCTGGGCATCCTGGGCTGGG GTGTTGGGGGAATTGAGTCAGAAGCTGTGATGTTGGGCCAGCCAGTGTCTCTGACTCTCCCTCAGGTGGTTGGCTGTAAACTAGTGGGCTCCATCAACCCCCTAACCACATCCATAGACATTGTACTTGGCATCACAAAG CACTTGCGGCAAGCTGGGATCGCTGGAAAATTTGTAGAGTTTTTTGGACCTGGGGTCTCTCAGCTTTCAGCCCCTGACCGAACCACCATCGCCAACATGTGCCCAGAGTACAACGCCACCATCAGCTTTTTTCCCATAGACCAAGTCACACttaagcactttaaaaagacaa attttaccCAGGAAAATGTTGAATTGCTGGAGAAATACATGAAGGCTGTAAAACTTTTCAGAAGCTTTGAAGACCCCTCAGATGACCTCCAGTTTTCTGAG gtgATTGAAATCAACCTGAGTGCCATGGTGCCCTATGTGAGTGGGCCAAAAAGGCCTCAGGATAGAGTGGCAGTCAGCAGCATGAAAGAAGACTTTCAGAGTTGCCTCAATGagaag GTGGGTTTTAAAGGCTTTCACATCTCTAAGGAGAAGCAGGCGGCTCAGGTGCCTTTCCTGCACTCTGGTCAGGAGTATCAACTGGGCCATGGCTCAGTGGTCATCGCTGCTGTCATCAGCTGCACCAACAACTGCAACCCATCTGTCATGCTGACTGCAG GTCTACTGGCCAAAAAGGCAGTGGAGGCCGGGCTTGTAGTCAAACCTTATATCCGGACTAGCTTGGCTCCTGGAAGTGGCATGGTCACTCACTACCTCAGTATAAGTGGAGTCCTGCCTTACTTAAGTCAGCTGGG GTTTGAGGTGATAGGTTATGGTTGTGCCACTTGTGTAGGAAACACAGCACCGTTACCAGATGCCGTCATGGATGCAATCAAACAG GGGGACCTTGTAGCCTGTGGGGTGTTATCTGGCAACAGGCACTTTGAAGGTCGCCTATGTGACTGCGTGCGGGCCAACTACCTAGCCTCCCCTCCCCTGGTGGTGGCTTATGCTATTGCGGGCACTGTGGACGCTGACTTTGAGAAAGAGCCTTTag GGGTAACATCAGAGGGAAAGGAGGTGTATCTTCGAGATGTTTGGCCATCCAGGGAGGAGGTCCAACAGACTGAGGAGGACATGGTCATCTCTGCCATTTTTAAGGATCTCCAGGGCAGGATGGAG aaaggaaacacattttggaACAAAATTGATTGTCCGGAGTCTGTACTTTTCCCGTGGGATCACAAATCCACATATATCCGCTCACCGTGTTTTTTTAGCAAGTTG ACTAAAGAGGTTCCTCCCCCTCAATCGATAGAGGGCGCTCATGCCTTACTCTTCCTTGGGGACAAAGTGACCACCGACCACATCTCACCAGCGGGCAGCATCGCCAGGGCCAGCGCAGCTGCCAAGTACCTGCTCAGCAAACG TCTGACACCACGGGAGTTTAACTCCTACGGTGCACGCAGAGGGAATGACGCAGTGATGACCAGAGGCACGTTCGCCAGCATCAAACTCCAAAATCGATTCATTGGCAAATCAGGCCCCAAGACTTTGCACATTCCTTCAAATCAGACA CTGGATGTTTTTGAGGCATCAGAACGCTATCAGAGGGACGGTATTCCCCTCATCATCCTGGCAGGCAAAGATTACGGCTCTGGAAACTCCAGGGACTGGGTCGCCAAAGGACCATACCTGTTG GGGGTACGTGCAGTCATCGCTGAGAGCTTTGAGAAGTTGCACAAGAACCAGCTGGTGGGAATGGGCATCATGCCGCTTGAGTTCCTGCCTGGTGAGAACGCAGACTCGCTGGAGCTCAGTGGGAAGGAGAGGTTCAACATCACCCTGCCAGAGAGCCTGAGTCTGAGGCAGCAGCTCACTGTCAAG ACCAGTCAGGGGAAGTCGTTTGTGGTCACTGCACAGTTTGACACAGAGATGGACGTTATCCTTTTCCAGAATGGAGGGCTTCTCCGATATGTTGCTCGGACTTTACTCTGA
- the wdr61 gene encoding WD repeat-containing protein 61, with product MSTQYSILFKQEHAHDDAIWTAAWGKSEADGSETIVTGSLDDMVKVWKWSDEKLELQWTLEGHQLGVVSVDISHNGAIAASSSLDAHIRLWDLDSGKQIKSMDAGPVDAWTVAFSPDSKYIATGSHLGKVNIFGVESGKKEYSLDTRGKFILSIAYSPDGKYLASGAIDGIINIFDIATGKLLHTLEGHAMPIRSLTFSPDSQLLVTASDDGYIKIYDVQHANLAGTLSGHGSWVLNVAFSPDDTHFVSSSSDKSVKIWDASSRACINTFFDHQDQVWSVKYNSTGSKIISAGDDRAIHIYDCPM from the exons ATGAGCACTCAA tACAGCATCCTTTTCAAGCAAGAGCATG CACACGATGATGCCATCTGGACGGCAGCGTGGGGTAAAAGTGAGGCAGATGGGTCGGAAACTATCGTCACTGGTTCACTAGATGACATGGTGAAAGTCTGGAAATG GTCAGATGAGAAGCTGGAGCTGCAGTGGACTCTGGAGGGACACCAGCTGGGTGTGGTGTCTGTGGACATCAGTCACAACGGAGCCATCGCTGCCTCCAGCTCCCTCGATGCTCATATCCGTCTGTGGGACCTGGATTCTGGGAAACAGATCAAATCTATGGACGCAGGACCAG TTGATGCGTGGACAGTTGCCTTCTCCCCAGACTCCAAATACATCGCCACAGGAAGCCATCTTGGCAAGGTCAACATCTTTGGTGTGGAAAGTGGCAAGAAGGAATATTCCCTGGACACTCGAGGAAAATTCATCCTGAGTATAGCTTAC AGTCCTGATGGAAAATATTTGGCCAGTGGAGCTATTGATGGAATCATCAACATCTTTGACATTGCCACTGGAAAGCTGCTCCACACACTGGAAG GTCATGCTATGCCCATCAGATCCCTCACATTCTCCCCAGACTCCCAGCTCCTGGTCACAGCCTCAGATGACGGATACATTAAGATATATGACGT GCAGCACGCCAACCTGGCTGGTACACTGAGTGGACACGGGTCATGGGTTCTCAATGTTGCGTTCTCTCCAGATGACACACACTTTGTCTCAAG CTCGTCTGATAAGAGTGTAAAGATTTGGGACGCCAGCTCTAGAGCATGTATTAACACTTTCTTCGACCATCAAGATCAG GTGTGGAGTGTAAAGTACAACAGCACTGGTTCCAAGATCATCTCAGCTGGAGACGACCGCGCCATCCACATCTACGACTGTCCCATGTGA